Proteins from a single region of Chryseomicrobium sp. FSL W7-1435:
- a CDS encoding LLM class flavin-dependent oxidoreductase produces MRYGFWLPIFGGWLRNVEDENMPPTFDYAKQVIQAGERLGFDTTLIAELYLNDIKGPESDSLEAWSTAAALAAVTDRIEIMAAVRPGFHNPAVTAKMAANIDQISNGRFTLNVVSAWWQEEANQYGGVFTEHDERYDRTEEFLEVIKGLWTKEVFSFKGKFYTIENAHLHPKPVQKPNPILYAGGESPRGKETIVAGCDAYVMHGGTVEEIKAKVDGMKSLRNLAGKEPFKSFGMAAYVICRDTEEEALAELERITDVKENSGYAGYNDFTSKSQLEQQVKLYDYSVSNRGLRPNLIGTPEQIANQIIAYEESGLDLLLLQFSPQLEEMERFAEKVMPLVESKRARVI; encoded by the coding sequence ATGCGGTATGGATTTTGGCTTCCTATATTTGGAGGATGGCTTCGCAATGTCGAAGATGAGAATATGCCTCCCACTTTTGACTACGCAAAACAAGTAATTCAAGCAGGAGAAAGACTTGGCTTTGATACCACACTCATCGCCGAGCTTTACCTGAATGACATTAAAGGGCCCGAATCCGACTCTTTGGAAGCATGGTCTACAGCAGCTGCGCTTGCAGCCGTTACAGATAGAATTGAAATTATGGCCGCTGTCCGACCTGGCTTCCACAACCCGGCAGTAACAGCAAAAATGGCCGCAAACATCGATCAAATCAGCAACGGACGTTTCACTCTGAATGTCGTTTCTGCGTGGTGGCAAGAAGAAGCCAACCAATACGGAGGAGTCTTCACGGAACACGACGAGCGGTACGACCGTACAGAAGAATTCCTGGAAGTCATAAAAGGACTTTGGACGAAAGAAGTCTTCTCTTTTAAGGGTAAATTCTACACTATTGAAAATGCACACTTGCACCCGAAACCGGTCCAAAAACCGAACCCAATTCTGTATGCAGGCGGTGAAAGCCCTCGAGGGAAAGAAACCATCGTTGCAGGATGCGATGCTTACGTCATGCATGGCGGAACGGTCGAGGAAATCAAAGCCAAAGTTGACGGCATGAAATCTCTTCGTAACCTGGCTGGAAAAGAACCATTCAAATCTTTCGGTATGGCAGCCTATGTCATCTGCCGCGATACGGAAGAAGAGGCTCTAGCCGAGCTTGAACGCATCACAGATGTGAAGGAAAACAGTGGATATGCCGGTTATAATGACTTCACGAGTAAATCACAACTTGAACAGCAAGTTAAACTCTACGACTACTCGGTTTCCAACCGTGGGCTGAGACCGAACTTAATTGGCACTCCTGAACAGATTGCCAATCAGATAATTGCATACGAAGAATCCGGGCTTGATCTATTACTGCTCCAATTCTCCCCGCAACTCGAGGAGATGGAACGCTTTGCAGAAAAAGTCATGCCACTCGTTGAAAGCAAGAGAGCCCGAGTTATCTAA
- the queE gene encoding 7-carboxy-7-deazaguanine synthase QueE, with amino-acid sequence MSKVPVMEIFGPTVQGEGMVIGQKTMFVRTAGCDYACSWCDSSFTWDGSGKHLIVQMTAEDIWTELKRVGGNRFSFVTISGGNPALLSNLGALIAILKQNNIKISVETQGSKWQDWLYDIDELTISPKPPSSNMITNFSMLSTIIEKLKIRNGNQHMSLKIVIFNQKDYEYAKDVHQRYPDIPLYLQVGNDDITSSDTGQLANHLLAKYEMLIDQVMMDEQLNDVKVLPQLHTLIWGNKRGV; translated from the coding sequence TTGAGTAAAGTTCCTGTAATGGAGATTTTCGGTCCTACAGTGCAAGGCGAGGGCATGGTAATAGGTCAGAAGACAATGTTTGTACGCACAGCTGGATGTGATTATGCCTGTTCTTGGTGTGATTCGTCATTTACATGGGACGGTAGCGGCAAGCATTTAATCGTGCAAATGACGGCGGAGGATATTTGGACAGAGTTAAAACGTGTTGGTGGAAATAGGTTTTCATTTGTCACAATTTCAGGAGGGAATCCAGCACTTCTTTCCAACCTAGGTGCACTGATTGCAATTTTAAAACAAAATAATATAAAAATTAGTGTAGAGACACAAGGAAGTAAGTGGCAGGATTGGCTATATGACATCGATGAATTGACAATTTCTCCAAAGCCACCTAGCTCTAATATGATCACAAATTTTTCGATGCTGTCTACTATTATAGAGAAGTTGAAAATTCGAAATGGTAATCAGCACATGTCCCTAAAAATCGTTATCTTTAATCAAAAGGATTATGAGTATGCCAAAGATGTACATCAACGATACCCAGACATCCCACTTTATTTACAAGTCGGAAATGATGATATTACCTCATCAGACACTGGACAATTAGCAAATCATCTATTGGCAAAGTATGAAATGCTCATTGATCAAGTGATGATGGATGAACAATTAAACGATGTTAAAGTACTGCCACAGCTGCATACCCTCATCTGGGGAAATAAAAGAGGGGTGTAA
- the queD gene encoding 6-carboxytetrahydropterin synthase QueD: protein MPEFRIVDKLQKIDVDIKSSQLKYHAKRVLVSKEFTFDAAHHLHNYEGKCKNLHGHTYRAILGISGYTDDRGLMIDFGEIKEMWKQIETYLDHHYINETLPPMNTTAENIVVWIYEKLHEALQKEQRYDGARVEFVKLYETPTSYAEARREWMEVE from the coding sequence ATGCCTGAATTTAGAATTGTCGATAAGCTACAAAAAATCGATGTGGATATTAAAAGTAGTCAATTGAAGTATCATGCAAAGCGTGTACTTGTCAGTAAAGAGTTTACGTTTGACGCCGCCCATCATTTACATAACTATGAGGGAAAGTGTAAAAATCTACATGGACATACGTATCGTGCGATTTTAGGCATAAGCGGTTATACGGACGATCGAGGATTGATGATTGATTTTGGAGAAATTAAGGAAATGTGGAAGCAAATCGAAACGTATTTGGACCATCATTATATCAATGAAACGCTACCACCAATGAATACAACAGCTGAAAATATTGTTGTGTGGATTTATGAAAAATTACATGAAGCTTTGCAAAAGGAGCAACGGTATGATGGCGCACGTGTAGAGTTTGTTAAGCTATATGAAACGCCTACGAGCTATGCTGAAGCAAGAAGGGAATGGATGGAAGTTGAGTAA
- a CDS encoding VCBS repeat-containing protein has translation MSNYYAGMHINTPNVVSFARGDVTGDRVPDNVYLTGVMTPDSPFIQNITLLVQDGRSGAVTRVPLGENAGYNPTLFLGDFTGNGVDDILISIATGGSGGIMYHYIYSFVDNEPKLIFDFDAYNEQYQYEVSYQDHYKVKVVSLINNETYIIDISARGSEYLDEIYDENGKLKSPITGFVNPLSGLYPVDFDYNQQFELLAYQRIAGRYNADSLGYVLNTLAWSGNRFGLQNQYVAIFGS, from the coding sequence ATGTCTAATTATTACGCTGGGATGCACATCAATACTCCGAATGTGGTTTCGTTTGCACGTGGGGATGTAACGGGAGATAGAGTGCCTGATAATGTTTATTTGACCGGAGTCATGACGCCAGATAGTCCATTTATTCAAAATATCACCTTACTCGTGCAAGATGGAAGGTCTGGCGCGGTAACCAGGGTTCCACTTGGTGAAAATGCAGGCTACAATCCTACTCTGTTCCTGGGGGATTTTACGGGGAATGGTGTAGATGATATTCTCATAAGCATTGCCACAGGTGGCAGTGGGGGAATTATGTATCACTATATCTATTCATTTGTGGACAATGAACCGAAGTTGATTTTTGATTTTGATGCTTATAATGAGCAGTACCAGTATGAAGTTTCGTATCAAGATCATTACAAAGTGAAGGTCGTTAGCCTGATCAATAATGAAACGTACATTATTGACATCTCAGCAAGAGGCAGCGAATATTTAGATGAAATCTATGATGAAAATGGGAAATTGAAGAGTCCGATTACTGGATTTGTAAATCCGCTTAGTGGATTATATCCTGTAGATTTTGATTACAATCAACAGTTTGAACTGTTGGCCTATCAGAGAATTGCAGGGCGATACAATGCGGATTCTTTAGGGTATGTCTTGAATACTTTAGCATGGTCGGGTAATAGATTTGGTTTGCAAAATCAGTATGTTGCTATCTTTGGGAGTTAG
- a CDS encoding P1 family peptidase, whose protein sequence is MFNQKRIRDYGVEIGRLETGPYNAITDVEGVTVGHVTLSDNTMQTGVTAILPHQGNIFKEKLIASSHVINGFGKTMGTIQMSELGTLESPILLTNTLSVGLAADTLIDYMLEKNPEIGRTTGTVNPIVGECNDMFLNDIRAKFVKPEHVRQALENTSSEFEEGTVGAGTGMLCYSLKGGIGSASRLLNLQFGNYTLGVLVLSNFGILSDLLVKGKAVGQELKEAIRASYKEEDKGSIMIIVATDLPVSERQLNRILKRSITGLSRTGSIITNGSGEIVIGFSTATKIPHEKPEHCLAIPQIHEEDMDVAFRAVGEATEEAVLNSLVTAEAVIGRDGNERPAFKDLIQKFGIQLK, encoded by the coding sequence ATGTTTAATCAAAAAAGAATACGAGATTACGGAGTAGAGATTGGTCGATTAGAAACCGGTCCTTATAACGCGATTACCGATGTAGAAGGCGTAACAGTTGGACATGTGACGCTAAGCGATAACACTATGCAAACAGGTGTTACAGCCATTTTGCCGCATCAGGGCAATATCTTTAAAGAAAAACTAATTGCTTCCAGTCATGTGATTAACGGTTTTGGAAAAACGATGGGTACGATTCAAATGAGTGAATTAGGTACTTTAGAGTCACCTATTCTATTAACGAACACATTGAGTGTCGGGTTAGCTGCAGATACATTAATTGATTACATGCTAGAAAAAAATCCTGAAATTGGACGTACCACGGGAACCGTGAATCCCATAGTCGGTGAATGCAATGACATGTTTTTAAATGATATAAGGGCAAAATTTGTGAAGCCGGAACATGTCCGTCAAGCACTTGAAAATACTTCGTCTGAATTCGAAGAAGGAACAGTCGGTGCAGGGACTGGAATGCTTTGTTATTCACTAAAAGGAGGAATTGGTTCTGCTTCTCGACTACTAAATCTGCAGTTTGGAAACTACACACTCGGGGTTTTGGTGTTGTCTAATTTCGGAATCTTAAGCGATTTGTTGGTGAAGGGTAAAGCTGTTGGTCAAGAATTGAAGGAAGCCATTCGTGCATCTTATAAAGAAGAGGATAAAGGGTCCATCATGATTATCGTTGCAACCGACCTGCCAGTGTCTGAGAGACAATTAAATCGCATACTAAAAAGGTCTATTACAGGCTTATCTAGAACGGGTTCAATCATTACAAATGGAAGTGGCGAGATCGTCATAGGATTCTCTACAGCCACCAAGATTCCGCATGAAAAACCAGAACATTGTTTGGCAATCCCTCAAATTCATGAAGAAGATATGGATGTGGCTTTTAGAGCTGTGGGAGAAGCGACAGAAGAAGCAGTATTAAATTCATTAGTAACGGCAGAAGCAGTGATTGGACGAGATGGGAATGAAAGGCCAGCATTTAAAGATTTAATACAAAAGTTTGGTATTCAGCTTAAATGA
- a CDS encoding alpha-L-glutamate ligase: protein MSKVYIIHENSEWTNHLTSRLEELQVPYEEWHLDQGLVDLTEAPPEGIFYNRMSASSHTRGHRYAPELTSSVLAWLEHHGRTIFNGSNALRLELSKVLQYTALNAAGIKTPDTIAAVGKEQIIKAAEKLGESSFITKHNRAGKGLGVQLFNSIDGLRGYVDGPTFDEPVDGVTLIQKYIKAPEPFITRCEFINGDFQYAVKVDTSEGFELCPADACQIDDLFCPVGEQPTSSPKFQIIQGFKEPIIEKYEAFLKQNQIKVAGIEFIYSEDGEIYTYDVNTNTNYNADAEKVAGKYNMLTLAKVLKEELNKQYDGIR, encoded by the coding sequence ATGAGCAAAGTTTACATCATCCATGAAAACAGCGAATGGACTAACCATTTGACCAGTAGACTTGAAGAGCTTCAGGTACCCTACGAAGAATGGCATCTTGACCAAGGTTTAGTGGACCTCACGGAAGCGCCGCCTGAAGGCATTTTTTACAACCGTATGAGTGCTTCTTCGCATACACGCGGCCATCGTTACGCACCGGAACTTACTTCCTCGGTACTTGCATGGCTTGAGCACCATGGTCGTACCATCTTTAATGGCAGCAATGCCCTTAGACTTGAACTCAGCAAAGTGCTTCAATATACGGCATTGAACGCTGCGGGCATTAAAACACCGGATACCATCGCAGCGGTAGGTAAGGAACAGATCATCAAAGCAGCTGAAAAACTCGGTGAAAGCTCTTTTATCACCAAGCATAATCGTGCAGGGAAAGGCCTTGGAGTCCAGCTATTCAATTCTATCGATGGATTACGGGGCTACGTCGATGGACCAACATTCGACGAGCCGGTAGACGGAGTCACACTGATTCAGAAATATATCAAAGCACCTGAACCTTTCATCACTCGTTGCGAATTCATCAACGGTGATTTTCAGTACGCAGTTAAAGTCGACACTTCCGAAGGCTTCGAACTATGCCCAGCAGACGCTTGCCAAATTGACGACTTGTTCTGCCCTGTAGGCGAACAACCGACATCTTCACCAAAGTTCCAGATTATCCAAGGTTTCAAAGAGCCGATTATTGAAAAATACGAAGCCTTCTTAAAACAAAACCAAATCAAAGTAGCAGGAATCGAATTCATCTACAGCGAAGACGGTGAAATCTATACGTACGACGTCAACACTAACACCAACTACAACGCAGACGCCGAAAAAGTTGCAGGCAAATACAACATGTTAACACTTGCAAAAGTTCTTAAAGAAGAACTCAATAAACAATATGATGGAATAAGATAG
- the queC gene encoding 7-cyano-7-deazaguanine synthase QueC: MKHDKAVVVFSGGQDSTTCLFWALKNFKEVEAVTFDYGQRHALEIECAKQIAQELNVRHHILNMSLLNQLAPNALTRDDIEIKEGEEGELPSTFVPGRNLVFLSFAGILASQIGAKHIVTGVCETDFSGYPDCRDAFVKSLNVTLNLSMDTSFVIHTPLMWIDKAETWALADQLGAFDFVRQKTLTCYNGIIADGCGECPACKLRLQGMEAYVQSLK, encoded by the coding sequence ATGAAACATGATAAGGCCGTTGTTGTATTTAGTGGCGGGCAAGATAGTACAACGTGTTTGTTTTGGGCTTTAAAAAACTTTAAAGAGGTAGAAGCCGTAACTTTTGATTATGGACAACGCCATGCACTCGAAATTGAATGTGCTAAACAAATTGCCCAGGAGTTGAACGTACGACATCATATTTTAAATATGTCGCTCTTGAATCAGTTGGCACCGAATGCGTTAACGCGAGACGATATCGAAATAAAAGAAGGGGAGGAAGGCGAGCTCCCATCTACGTTTGTACCAGGTCGTAATTTAGTTTTTTTATCCTTCGCAGGGATTTTAGCAAGCCAAATTGGCGCGAAGCATATTGTAACAGGTGTGTGTGAAACCGATTTTAGTGGCTATCCAGATTGTCGCGATGCCTTTGTAAAATCATTGAATGTCACATTAAATTTGTCGATGGATACCTCATTTGTTATACATACGCCACTCATGTGGATCGATAAAGCAGAAACATGGGCTTTAGCAGATCAGCTAGGTGCGTTTGACTTTGTGCGTCAAAAAACATTGACATGTTATAACGGAATAATTGCGGATGGATGTGGGGAGTGCCCAGCATGTAAGCTTCGTCTGCAAGGAATGGAAGCTTATGTACAATCGTTAAAATAG
- a CDS encoding LLM class flavin-dependent oxidoreductase, which produces MKLSILDQSPVSAGKTPATALQASMELAKSGEQFGYTRYWIAEHHDFSGLSCSAPEVMLGYIGAHTKTIRIGAGAVLLPHYKPYKVAEVYNMLATLFPGRIDLGIGRAPGGSAEVTMALSDNYLQNVYKLPESFKELLHFLKDDFPEEHMYSKVSAAPLPEISPKPWLLGTSSKSAQLAAENGSAYAFGHFMSDKEGPETLKTYEENFQPGLSQKPESIIAVSAICAETTEKAERLAKSGFLWKLKMAKGEGSVGIPSLEEAERYPYTSGDQQEIEEMRRKMIIGNPQEVREQLEQLQSIYHTNEFMILTITHDYRDRLQSYKLIAKELL; this is translated from the coding sequence CTGAAATTAAGCATCCTGGATCAATCACCTGTATCCGCTGGCAAAACACCAGCTACAGCTTTGCAGGCTTCCATGGAGCTCGCAAAAAGTGGTGAACAGTTCGGGTACACGCGGTATTGGATTGCCGAGCATCACGATTTTTCCGGACTGTCCTGTTCTGCGCCGGAAGTGATGCTGGGCTATATTGGGGCGCACACTAAAACAATCCGTATCGGAGCAGGGGCGGTATTGCTTCCGCATTATAAACCGTACAAGGTTGCGGAAGTCTATAATATGCTAGCGACTCTGTTTCCGGGCAGAATTGATTTAGGAATCGGAAGGGCTCCGGGCGGATCAGCTGAAGTGACGATGGCTCTCTCGGATAATTATTTGCAAAATGTTTATAAATTGCCGGAATCCTTTAAAGAACTTTTGCATTTCCTCAAAGATGATTTTCCGGAAGAACATATGTATTCAAAAGTATCTGCAGCACCGCTTCCGGAAATTTCTCCTAAACCATGGCTTCTCGGGACAAGTAGTAAAAGTGCCCAGCTTGCTGCAGAGAATGGAAGCGCCTATGCATTCGGTCATTTTATGAGTGATAAAGAAGGGCCAGAAACCCTTAAAACCTACGAAGAAAATTTTCAACCTGGTTTATCCCAAAAACCGGAATCGATTATAGCCGTGTCTGCCATTTGTGCAGAAACTACCGAAAAAGCTGAACGCTTGGCAAAGAGTGGTTTTCTCTGGAAATTAAAGATGGCAAAAGGGGAAGGTAGCGTTGGAATCCCTTCACTAGAAGAAGCCGAACGCTATCCATATACAAGTGGAGATCAACAAGAAATTGAAGAGATGCGGCGCAAAATGATTATCGGCAATCCACAAGAGGTACGGGAGCAGCTTGAACAGTTACAATCCATCTACCACACTAATGAATTCATGATCCTTACTATCACTCATGACTATAGGGATCGCTTACAGTCGTATAAATTGATTGCTAAAGAACTCTTGTAA
- a CDS encoding DUF3219 family protein — translation MVNEVIMDDFSLKVTGFEQGVITSSSGKEAKTIRFDFEVRGGNEYHDVTVHLYKNTFDVLVPELDLSFRGTINNYSTSRTDFTNENSSSLFSLELIEIG, via the coding sequence ATGGTAAATGAAGTGATTATGGACGATTTTTCTTTGAAGGTAACTGGTTTTGAACAAGGAGTCATCACAAGCAGTTCCGGAAAAGAAGCAAAGACGATTAGGTTTGATTTTGAAGTAAGAGGCGGGAATGAGTACCACGACGTTACGGTCCATTTATACAAAAATACATTTGATGTATTGGTCCCTGAACTCGATTTGAGCTTCAGAGGAACCATCAACAATTACTCTACTTCACGGACTGATTTCACGAATGAAAATTCTTCATCACTATTCAGCCTGGAGCTGATTGAAATTGGATAG